Proteins encoded in a region of the Flavobacteriaceae bacterium HL-DH10 genome:
- a CDS encoding exo-alpha-sialidase, which yields MKRIQTTLMLLCVILLGSCKQPEEKKIVLADKTWKEGILVEEFINENAPYPSCHAATIVETTHGELVASWFGGTKERNPDVGIWVSKRKNGKWTEAVEVANGVQNDTLRYPTWNPVLYQIPDGDLVLFYKIGPSPSTWWGMLMRSSDEGETWSSPEKMPEDYLGPIKNKPVLLENGTLLLPSSVEGNGWNLRMESTPDFGKTWVMGDTLPKGVNKINAIQPSVLFHENGKLQQIGRTRNRHLFSTWSEDNGKTWSDLELLNMPNNSSGTDAVTMKNGEHVLIYNHVWPDEGTTKSYRSPLNIAISKDGVNWDASLVLEDSKISQYSYPSIIQGKDGMLHCVYTWRRQKIKYVKIDPSKLVSFPIKDGVWPGPTKERYKVAVCDWMILKRQKLGAFERAKEIGADGIEMDMGGLGNRETFDSKFLSGDTIEEEVFKNKAAETGIGFSSIAMSGFYAQSFAKRPTVKRMVNDCIEVMKKFNVQVGYLPLGTQGDLVKNPELRPAIIERLRWAGKQVEKINGVIAIETSLSAAEEKELLKEIGNRNIKIAFNFANAIKNGRDISKELKTLGRDNIAQIHASNTDGVWIENDKAIDLPKIKETLDKMHWKGWLIVERSRDTSMVREVVKNYSANVAYLKKVFQNK from the coding sequence ATGAAACGAATTCAAACCACATTAATGTTATTATGTGTTATCCTTTTAGGAAGTTGTAAACAACCTGAAGAAAAGAAAATAGTTTTAGCCGATAAAACATGGAAAGAAGGGATTTTAGTAGAAGAATTTATTAATGAAAATGCACCATATCCATCTTGTCATGCAGCAACCATAGTAGAAACAACACATGGCGAATTAGTAGCATCATGGTTTGGGGGTACAAAAGAGCGTAATCCGGATGTTGGTATTTGGGTAAGTAAACGTAAAAATGGAAAATGGACAGAAGCTGTTGAGGTAGCAAACGGTGTGCAAAATGATACGTTGCGTTACCCAACTTGGAATCCCGTTTTGTATCAAATTCCAGATGGCGATTTAGTATTGTTTTATAAAATAGGACCAAGTCCATCAACTTGGTGGGGTATGTTAATGCGTTCTTCAGATGAAGGAGAGACATGGTCTTCGCCAGAAAAAATGCCAGAAGATTATTTAGGACCCATAAAAAACAAACCTGTGTTGTTAGAAAATGGGACACTTTTATTACCATCGAGTGTTGAAGGTAATGGCTGGAATTTACGTATGGAATCGACTCCAGATTTTGGGAAAACCTGGGTTATGGGTGATACACTTCCTAAAGGCGTAAATAAAATAAATGCGATTCAACCAAGTGTTTTATTCCACGAAAATGGCAAACTACAACAAATAGGAAGAACTAGAAACAGACATTTATTTAGTACATGGTCTGAAGATAATGGAAAAACCTGGTCTGATTTAGAATTACTAAACATGCCTAATAACAGTTCGGGTACCGATGCCGTTACCATGAAAAATGGTGAACATGTTTTAATCTATAATCATGTATGGCCAGATGAAGGCACAACAAAAAGTTATAGAAGCCCATTGAATATAGCGATATCAAAAGATGGTGTTAATTGGGATGCGTCATTGGTTTTAGAAGATTCAAAAATCAGTCAATATTCATATCCATCCATCATACAAGGTAAAGATGGTATGTTGCATTGTGTTTATACGTGGAGACGTCAAAAAATTAAGTATGTAAAAATAGACCCATCAAAATTAGTATCGTTTCCAATAAAAGATGGTGTTTGGCCAGGACCAACAAAGGAACGTTATAAAGTAGCCGTTTGCGATTGGATGATTTTAAAACGCCAGAAATTGGGTGCGTTTGAACGTGCTAAAGAAATTGGTGCGGATGGTATTGAAATGGATATGGGTGGTTTAGGAAACCGTGAAACGTTTGATAGTAAATTTCTTAGCGGTGATACTATTGAAGAAGAGGTGTTTAAAAATAAAGCTGCAGAAACAGGTATTGGGTTTAGTTCTATAGCGATGTCTGGTTTTTACGCACAGTCTTTTGCTAAGCGACCAACCGTAAAACGCATGGTTAACGATTGTATAGAAGTGATGAAGAAATTCAACGTTCAAGTGGGGTATTTACCTTTAGGAACACAGGGCGATTTAGTTAAAAACCCAGAATTAAGACCTGCAATTATCGAGCGTTTGCGTTGGGCTGGTAAGCAAGTTGAAAAAATTAATGGTGTTATCGCTATTGAAACGTCTTTATCTGCTGCAGAAGAAAAAGAATTATTAAAAGAAATTGGAAACAGAAACATAAAAATAGCTTTCAATTTTGCGAATGCTATTAAAAACGGACGCGATATTTCTAAAGAATTAAAAACTTTAGGACGTGATAATATAGCTCAAATACATGCTTCAAATACTGATGGAGTTTGGATAGAAAATGATAAAGCCATCGATTTACCAAAAATTAAAGAAACCTTAGACAAAATGCATTGGAAAGGTTGGTTAATTGTAGAGCGCTCTAGAGATACATCAATGGTTCGAGAAGTTGTTAAAAATTATAGTGCTAATGTTGCTTATTTAAAAAAAGTATTTCAAAATAAATAA